One window of the Doryrhamphus excisus isolate RoL2022-K1 chromosome 10, RoL_Dexc_1.0, whole genome shotgun sequence genome contains the following:
- the LOC131137212 gene encoding plexin-B1-like isoform X2 — protein sequence MLHGKARNSSLLLFLIIDIILAFVHAHSYPSFSRDDTEFQHLVLHPDPSIGKVYVGAKDHIFQLDGLDGLRLEQEEKTGPVSDSKDCIPPVTKSNCPQARRTNNHNKLLLVDPVALELITCGSVYQGTCQKRSLASINEVLFSTERPVDTQYVAANDPSVSTVGLVVGLPDGQRTVMYVGRGYTASQPPISTRHLSFEPFFSYEETAKLAVAGRLSEYDHHFVTTFTRRSYVYFLFYRRDIKSSSREYQTYAARVCLDDTSYYSYVEVPLVCRSSSSRVYNLLQAAQVGHGRDRDGEDLMGVFSTRVSSANQNPLDGSALCVFSLDELDKHIDTTRDLCYTRDGMAQHGGEVSYIEYEVKSSCANLPTNTLQAYPCGSDHTPSPMASRVPLEAKTVWQTLSTHLTAVAVNVREDHSIAFLGDSKGTLHKVYLGQDGQVEVYANATIQPNSPINSDLLLDQKGTHIYIMTKTTVEKRPVAECGDHMDCQSCLSANDPYCGWCVLEGRCGQRWECRRGSEKGQWLWSFNQTQQCLSIQHLSMYNISRGEKTDITVSVDGLPSLGDEEAYSCFFHDTETPAVFTNTGVVCPTPDASSLPPIEYGDEFVMVILSLRFLNVTVAETEFTLYDCSLVQELSGRRPCQGCVSSRWGCNWCIHEHVCTHRHTCSRGVTIYNQNDCPCVEKVEESSLLPVNVERKITLVGRHLHLFQDKHLDYECVLDIENRSVVVEAIVEPDDKQQSVFLITCKSYQFAYSVLMEEYPAVINVRRKDNFPIDSADDLFVTLFNCAVGRADCSRCRTADPKYGCVWCSGPSDSHCVYHQSCTDDVKHTCPAPVIHFLDPVSGPTEGGTLVTISGSNLGQRAEDIQNSVTVAGVPCNVINSRYEVSSRIVCETARSDGETSGQASVRVRGGGLGRSDQTFSFQDPTLSGISPQRGPKAGGSSVTIKGRSLKTGHPSDVNVLIGGVPCMVLNIDEDQICCQTRGSNRTGRHGITVRFGGAERHLQGVVYHYTPNPNITWAAPSRSFLSGGRIIRVSGQNLDVVQEPKMRVTLSPPDSLPPRRRRSTNQGTEAQDKQKPLTRRRRIVPDVDCSHGALCHVKQYETRCTVNSSSLILCPTPAVGPDARRARVKVHFLLDSLHFDFNIVGSETFSYEPNPKLYMLNQDDPNKPYHHKPGSIISVEGENLDLAIYKHEVEARIGEGICSVKTLTHNHLYCEPPTKQPSVAASHKKDVMDSLPEFTVKMGNLNFSLGRVQYDSQALSIFPLEAQVGVGVGASIVALIVLIIVLIYRRKSKQAMRDYKKVQIQLENLETSVRDRCKKEFTDLMTEMMDMSSDLVGSGIPFLDYRAYAERIFFPGHQESPLRRDLDVPESRRQTVEQGLVQLSNLLNSKLFLTKFIHTLEAQQTFSPRDRAYVASLLTVALHGKLEYFTDILKTLLNDLVEQYVAKNPKLMLRRTESVVEKLLTNWMSICLFNFLRESAGESFYMLFRAIKHQVDKGPVDAVSGKAKYTLNDNRLLREDVEYRSLTLNVVMPAAIGGTSTHTMPAKVLDCDTITQVKEKLLDQTWKATSITRRPHADSLHLEWRSGVAGHLILSDEDLTSVVHGSWKRLNTLQHYKVPDGSTVALVPRNTKNHLHDSHDYMPGEKTPMLDDGEEGGIKLWHLVKASEELELPKHRRGSVREKGGERAKAIPEIYLTRLLSMKGTLQKFVDDLFTAILSTSRPVPLAVKYFFDLLDEQALQHNITDPETIHIWKTNSLPLRFWINILKNPQFIFNVQTSDHVDAVLFVIAQTFMDSCTIADHKLGRDSPINKLLYARDIPRYKQMVERYYADIRQTISASDQEMNSALAELSRNYAGEVNFLVALHELYKYINKYYDQIITALEEDCTAQKMQLGYRLQQIAAAVENKVTDL from the exons ATGCTACATGGGAAGGCTCGAAACTCCTCCCTACTCTTGTTCCTTATCATCGACATCATCCTTGCCTTCGTCCATGCTCACTCCTACCCCAGTTTTTCCCGTGACGACACAGAATTCCAGCACCTGGTCCTTCACCCGGACCCTTCCATCGGCAAAGTGTACGTTGGTGCCAAGGACCACATCTTCCAGCTGGATGGATTAGATGGACTACGTCTAGAGCAAGAGGAGAAGACTGGTCCCGTGAGTGACAGCAAAGACTGCATTCCTCCCGTCACTAAGTCCAACTGCCCCCAGGCTAGAAGAACCAATAACCATAACAAATTACTGCTGGTGGATCCCGTTGCTTTAGAGTTGATCACCTGCGGCAGTGTTTACCAAGGAACCTGCCAGAAACGGAGTCTGGCGTCGATCAATGAGGTTCTTTTCTCAACCGAGAGGCCGGTGGACACACAGTACGTGGCAGCAAATGATCCATCAGTATCAACCGTGGGGCTTGTGGTGGGGCTTCCGGATGGGCAAAGGACTGTGATGTACGTGGGAAGGGGTTACACTGCCAGCCAGCCACCCATTTCCACCAGACACCTTTCTTTTGAGCCGTTCTTTTCCTATGAGGAGACAGCCAAGCTTGCTGTAGCCGGGCGTCTGTCGGAGTACGACCACCACTTTGTGACCACATTCACACGGCGGAGTTATGTCTACTTCTTGTTTTACCGGCGAGACATCAAGTCATCATCCAGGGAGTACCAGACCTATGCTGCTAGAGTTTGCCTTGATGACACTTCTTACTATTCCTATGTGGAAGTACCGCTTGTTTGTAGATCCTCATCCTCTAGAGTGTACAACCTACTCCAAGCAGCTCAG GTGGGCCACGGAAGAGACAGGGATGGTGAGGACCTGATGGGGGTCTTCTCCACCCGTGTCAGCTCGGCAAACCAAAATCCCTTGGATGGCTCCgctttgtgtgtcttttcttTGGATGAACTTGACAAACATATTGACACAACACGAGACCTGTGTTACACCCGAGATGGGATGGCGCAGCATGGAGGAGAAGTGTCCTACATAGAATATGAGGTCAAGTCAAGCTGTGCCAATTTACCCACG AACACCCTACAAGCATATCCCTGTGGCTCCGATCACACCCCGAGTCCAATGGCAAGCCGGGTCCCTCTAGAAGCCAAGACTGTGTGGCAGACCTTGTCCACCCACCTCACTGCTGTGGCTGTCAACGTCCGTGAAGACCACAGCATTGCTTTCCTGGGAGACTCCAAAGGGACCCTGCACAAG GTATATCTGGGTCAAGATGGCCAAGTGGAGGTGTATGCCAACGCAACCATCCAGCCTAACTCCCCCATTAACAGTGACCTACTCCTGGACCAGAAGGGCACACATATCTACATTATGACCAAAACGACT GTCGAGAAGCGGCCAGTGGCAGAATGTGGCGATCACATGGATTGCCAGTCTTGTCTTTCTGCTAATGACCCGTACTGTGGCTGGTGTGTCCTGGAGGGACG GTGTGGCCAGCGCTGGGAGTGCCGGCGAGGGTCAGAGAAGGGTCAGTGGCTGTGGAGTTTCAATCAGACGCAGCAGTGCCTCAGCATCCAGCATCTTAGCATGTACAACATCAGCCGTGGGGAGAAAACTGAT ATCACGGTGTCAGTGGATGGACTTCCTAGTTTGGGAGATGAAGAGGCTTACTCGTGCTTCTTTCATGACACGGAGACTCCTGCTGTGTTTACAAACACTGGTGTGGTATGTCCCACCCCTGATGCCAGCAGTTTGCCCCCCATTGAATATGGAGATG AGTTTGTCATGGTGATTTTGTCCCTACGTTTCCTCAACGTGACCGTCGCAGAGACAGAGTTCACCTTGTATGACTGCAGCCTGGTACAGGAACTCTCTGGACGACGGCC gtgCCAAGGGTGTGTAAGCAGTCGCTGGGGGTGTAACTGGTGCATTCATGAGCATGtctgcacacacagacacacctgCAGCCGAGGAGTCACTATTTACAACCAAAAT GACTGTCCCTGTGTGGAGAAAGTCGAGGAGTCGTCCCTCCTTCCTGTCAATGTTGAGAGGAAAATCACGCTAGTGGGAAGACACCTCCACCTGTTTCAG GATAAGCATCTGGATTACGAGTGTGTGCTGGACATTGAGAATCGATCAGTGGTGGTTGAAGCAATTGTGGAGCCAGATGACAAGCAGCAGTCGGTCTTCTTGATCACGTGCAAATCATACCAG TTTGCTTATTCTGTCCTGATGGAGGAATATCCAGCTGTGATCAATGTGAGGAGGAAAGATAACTTCCCCATCGACAGCGCTGATGATCTTTTTG TGACTCTGTTCAACTGTGCCGTGGGGAGGGCCGACTGCAGTCGGTGTCGTACCGCCGACCCCAAGTACGGCTGTGTGTGGTGCAGCGGTCCTTCCGACTCCCATTGTGTCTACCACCAGTCTTGCACTGATGATGTGAAGCACACCTGTCCTGCGCCTGTCATTCACTTT TTGGATCCTGTGTCGGGACCCACAGAGGGAGGCACCCTGGTAACGATTTCAGGCTCCAATCTCGGCCAGAGGGCTGAAGACATCCAGAACTCTGTCACAGTTGCCGGGGTTCCTTGCAATGTCATAAACAGCAGATATGAAGTATCCTCAAG GATTGTGTGTGAGACGGCGAGGAGCGACGGAGAAACAAGCGGTCAGGCTTCAGTCCGAGTGAGGGGAGGAGGTCTTGGACGGTCAGATCAGACTTTCAGCTTTCAG GATCCCACACTGAGCGGCATCTCTCCCCAGAGAGGACCCAAGGCGGGGGGCTCATCCGTCACCATCAAAGGTCGTAGCCTCAAGACGGGCCACCCAAGTGACGTCAATGTCCTCATCGGAGGAGTTCCATGTATGGT GCTCAACATCGATGAGGATCAGATTTGCTGCCAGACCAGAGGCAGCAACAGGACTGGAAGACATGGTATCACTGTGCGGTTTGGAGGGGCGGAACGCCACCTACAGGGTGTAGTGTATCATTACACCCCCAACCCAAACATCACATGGGCTGCACCGTCCAGAAGCTTTCTTAG CGGAGGCAGAATCATCCGAGTGTCTGGCCAAAACCTGGATGTGGTCCAAGAGCCAAAGATGCGGGTTACCCTCAGCCCGCCTGATTCTCTACCTCccaggaggaggcggagcacCAATCAGGGGACTGAAGCACAAGACAAACAGAAGCCACTGACGCGACGACGGAGGATCGTCCCAGACGTGGACTGCTCTCACGGTGCACTATGCCATGTCAAGCAG TACGAGACTCGCTGCACAGTCAACAGCTCCTCCCTCATCTTGTGTCCAACGCCAGCCGTGGGTCCGGATGCCAGGAGAGCCAGGGTCAAAGTTCATTTCTTGCTGGACAGTCTCCATTTTGACTTTAACATTGTGGGCAGTGAAACTTTCAGCTATGAACCCAACCCCAAACTGTACATGCTCAACCAGGATGACCCCAACAAACCGTACCACCACAAACCTGGCAGCATCATCTCTGTTGAG GGAGAGAACCTGGACCTGGCCATCTACAAACACGAGGTGGAGGCCCGAATTGGGGAAGGCATATGTTCCGTGAAAACCCTGACCCACAATCATTTGTACTGTGAACCACCAACCAAGCAGCCATCAGTGGCAGCCAGCCACAAAAAGGATGTTATGGACAGCCTGCCTGAGTTCACG GTGAAAATGGGCAACTTGAACTTCTCCCTGGGTAGAGTTCAGTATGACAGCCAAGCACTGTCCATATTCCCCTTGGAGGCTCAGGTGGGAGTTGGGGTGGGGGCCTCCATAGTGGCTCTCATTGTGCTCATCATAGTCCTCATTTACAG GAGGAAAAGCAAACAGGCCATGAGGGACTATAAGAAGGTACAGATTCAGCTGGAGAATCTGGAGACCAGTGTGCGAGACCGCTGCAAGAAGGAGTTCACAG ATCTGATGACAGAGATGATGGACATGTCCAGTGACTTGGTGGGCTCAGGTATTCCCTTCCTGGACTACAGGGCCTATGCCGAGCGCATTTTTTTCCCAGGCCACCAGGAGTCACCACTGAGACGGGATCTGGACGTACCGGAAAGCCGCAGGCAGACTGTGGAGCAAGGCCTGGTTCAGCTGTCTAATCTGCTTAACAGTAAACTGTTTCTCACCAAG TTTATTCACACTCTGGAGGCCCAGCAGACATTTTCCCCGAGAGACAGGGCCTATGTAGCATCACTGCTGACTGTGGCCTTGCATGGTAAACTGGAGTACTTCACGGATATACTGAAGACGTTGCTCAATGATCTGGTGGAGCAGTATGTGGCAAAGAACCCCAAACTGATGCTTAGAAG aacTGAATCAGTGGTTGAGAAGCTTTTGACAAACTGGATGTCAATTTGTCTTTTCAACTTCTTGCGG GAATCAGCAGGAGAGTCCTTCTACATGCTGTTCCGGGCAATAAAGCACCAGGTGGATAAGGGACCTGTGGATGCCGTTTCAGGAAAAGCCAAGTACACTTTAAACGACAACCGTCTGCTACGAGAGGACGTAGAGTACCGTAGCCTG ACCCTAAATGTTGTGATGCCCGCCGCCATTGGAGGCACCTCCACCCACACGATGCCCGCCAAAGTGCTAGATTGTGACACCATCACTCAGGTCAAGGAGAAACTCTTGGACCAAACTTGGAAAGCAACGTCCATCACCCGGAGGCCGCATGCTGACTCCTTACACCTTG AGTGGCGCTCAGGTGTGGCTGGTCACCTGATCCTGTCAGATGAGGACCTGACCTCAGTGGTGCATGGCTCCTGGAAACGTCTCAATACGTTACAGCACTATAAG GTCCCAGATGGGTCAACGGTTGCTCTTGTCCcaagaaacacaaaaaatcaCCTCCATGACAGCCATGATTACATGCCTGGAGAGA AGACTCCTATGCTGGATGATGGCGAGGAAGGAGGCATTAAGTTGTGGCATCTGGTGAAAGCGAGCGAGGAGTTGGAGCTGCCCAAACACAGGAGGGGCAGTGTGAGGGAGAAGGGTGGGGAGAGAGCCAAGGCAATCCCTGAAATCTATCTTACTCGACTTCTTTCCATGAAG GGCACACTGCAGAAGTTTGTGGATGATTTGTTCACGGCCATCCTCAGCACCAGCCGTCCCGTCCCTCTGGCTGTCAAATACTTTTTTGACTTGTTGGATGAGCAGGCCCTGCAGCACAACATCACTGACCCAGAGACCATCCACATATGGAAAACAAATAG C